Proteins encoded together in one Gammaproteobacteria bacterium window:
- a CDS encoding SDR family oxidoreductase, giving the protein MKCLVTGGAGFIGSHLTRGLLHQGHDVWVLDNLSTGKRENIESLPIEFIEGDVRDAEQVRQAVQGVDFVFHLAALASVGRSLKDPLATHAVNETGTLTVLDAARKAKVKRVVYAASSSAYGNAVALPKREDAKPAPASPYAVSKLTGEHYCRVYWEAYGLETACVRYFNVFGPRQDPNSEYAAVIPRFIDTALNGGAPVIYGDGTQSRDFTYVTNAVQATIAAASAPEAAGQVFNVACGERRSLLELIDMLEDLLGDRIAPQFEPERVGDVKHSQADIAKAQQYLGYEPGVPFKEGLKETVDWYRKWLALEQYQARAPHLQTLPGLAAQAGTAAP; this is encoded by the coding sequence ATGAAATGTCTGGTTACCGGGGGCGCCGGCTTCATCGGTTCGCACCTGACCCGCGGCTTGCTGCACCAGGGACACGATGTCTGGGTGCTCGACAACCTGTCCACCGGCAAGCGCGAGAACATCGAGAGCCTGCCCATCGAGTTCATCGAGGGCGACGTGCGCGACGCCGAGCAGGTGCGCCAGGCGGTGCAAGGCGTGGACTTCGTCTTCCACCTGGCGGCGCTGGCTTCCGTGGGCCGCTCGCTGAAGGATCCCCTGGCTACCCACGCGGTCAATGAGACGGGCACCCTCACGGTGCTGGATGCGGCCCGCAAGGCCAAGGTGAAGCGCGTGGTGTACGCCGCGTCGTCCTCAGCCTATGGCAATGCCGTGGCGCTGCCCAAGCGCGAGGATGCCAAGCCCGCGCCGGCTTCGCCCTATGCCGTGTCCAAGCTCACCGGCGAACATTACTGCCGGGTGTACTGGGAGGCTTATGGCCTGGAGACCGCCTGCGTGCGCTACTTCAACGTGTTCGGCCCGCGGCAGGACCCGAACTCCGAGTACGCCGCCGTGATCCCGCGTTTCATCGACACTGCCCTCAACGGCGGGGCGCCGGTCATCTACGGGGACGGCACCCAGTCCCGCGACTTCACCTACGTCACCAACGCGGTACAGGCCACCATCGCGGCGGCCAGCGCTCCCGAGGCCGCAGGCCAAGTGTTCAACGTGGCTTGCGGCGAGCGCCGCAGCCTGCTCGAGCTAATCGACATGCTGGAGGACCTCCTGGGCGACCGCATCGCTCCGCAGTTCGAGCCGGAACGGGTGGGGGACGTGAAGCATTCCCAGGCGGACATCGCCAAGGCGCAGCAGTACCTGGGCTACGAGCCCGGAGTGCCGTTCAAGGAAGGCCTCAAGGAGACGGTGGACTGGTACCGCAAGTGGCTGGCGCTGGAGCAGTACCAGGCCCGCGCGCCGCACCTGCAGACCCTTCCGGGCCTCGCGGCCCAGGCCGGCACGGCAGCGCCATGA
- a CDS encoding phosphomannose isomerase type II C-terminal cupin domain, which translates to MDKYLTSVPGIRRLPSAFAGPVVKAEQRPWGSWSVLYEGEGMKVKLIEVSPGHRLSLQYHRHRSELWICVSGRASAVVGEREIELAPRDTVTIPVGTVHRLGNPGDEPMSIVEVQQGDLLSEEDIVRLEDDYNRAHPRDA; encoded by the coding sequence ATGGACAAGTACCTGACCTCAGTGCCCGGCATCCGCCGGCTCCCCTCGGCCTTCGCCGGCCCCGTCGTGAAGGCAGAGCAGCGGCCCTGGGGCAGCTGGAGCGTCCTCTACGAGGGCGAGGGCATGAAGGTGAAGCTCATCGAGGTGAGCCCCGGCCACCGCCTGAGCCTGCAATACCACCGCCACCGCAGCGAGCTGTGGATCTGTGTCTCGGGACGCGCCAGCGCCGTGGTGGGTGAGCGCGAGATAGAACTCGCGCCGCGCGACACCGTGACCATCCCGGTGGGAACGGTGCACCGCCTGGGAAACCCGGGTGACGAGCCCATGTCCATCGTCGAGGTCCAGCAGGGTGACCTCCTCAGCGAGGAGGATATCGTGCGCCTCGAGGACGACTACAACCGGGCCCATCCCCGTGACGCATGA
- the glmS gene encoding glutamine--fructose-6-phosphate transaminase (isomerizing) has protein sequence MCGIVAAVGGRDIVPILIEGLQRLEYRGYDSAGIAVVNGSIRRVRSVGRVAEMQGKARAGRLAGTTGIGHTRWATHGGVTEPNAHPHVSRDEIAVVHNGIIENHEEQRARLKQLGYAFESQTDTEVIAHLIHHHLQKHGDLFRATQEAARELTGAYAIGVLSLKSPDVVTGARMGCPLLVGLGEGENFLASDVSAVLSATRRVLYLEDGDVVELRDLKVRVTDREGRPVERTPRVSDVSLASLDLGAHQHYMQKEIHEQPQMLRDTLSPFVEQGFVPRLFGMDAEEVFRDVDSVLILAAGTSYYAGLTARYWIEAIAGVPVSVEIASEYRYRDSVANPRQLVITISQSGETLDTLEALKHAVAVGHDKTLSICNVPESAIPRASRLVFYTRAGAEIGVASTKAFTTQLVALFGFAVTLARLQGRLPVGREMGFITSLRHLGECVQHALNLEPQIKEWAGRFAQRDHALFLGRGVHYPIALEGALKLKEISYIHAEAYPAGELKHGPLALVDSDMPVVVIAPNDALLEKVKSNMQEVRARGGELFVFADQDSQFAESPGVHVIRTPRHAGILSPIVHAIPVQLLAYHTALKRGTDVDKPRNLAKSVTVE, from the coding sequence ATGTGTGGAATCGTCGCAGCGGTTGGTGGACGCGACATCGTCCCGATCCTGATCGAAGGCCTGCAGAGGCTCGAGTACCGCGGCTATGACTCAGCGGGCATCGCGGTGGTCAACGGCAGCATCAGGCGCGTGCGCAGCGTAGGCCGCGTGGCGGAGATGCAGGGCAAGGCGCGCGCCGGCCGGCTTGCCGGCACCACCGGAATCGGCCACACCCGCTGGGCCACCCACGGCGGCGTCACCGAGCCCAATGCCCACCCCCACGTCTCGCGTGACGAGATCGCGGTGGTGCACAACGGCATCATCGAGAACCATGAGGAGCAGCGAGCCCGCCTCAAGCAGCTCGGCTACGCCTTCGAGTCCCAGACCGACACCGAGGTGATCGCACACCTCATCCATCACCACCTGCAGAAGCATGGCGACCTGTTCCGCGCCACCCAGGAGGCGGCGCGGGAGCTGACCGGCGCCTATGCCATCGGCGTGCTCTCCCTCAAGTCCCCGGACGTCGTGACCGGCGCCCGCATGGGATGCCCGCTGCTGGTCGGGCTGGGGGAGGGGGAGAACTTCCTCGCCTCCGATGTCTCGGCGGTGCTCTCGGCCACCCGCCGCGTGCTGTACCTGGAGGACGGCGACGTGGTGGAGCTGCGTGACCTCAAGGTGCGTGTGACCGACCGGGAAGGCCGGCCGGTGGAGCGGACGCCGCGCGTCAGCGATGTTTCCCTGGCGTCGCTGGACCTCGGCGCCCATCAGCACTACATGCAGAAGGAGATCCACGAGCAGCCTCAGATGCTGCGGGACACCCTCTCGCCGTTCGTTGAACAGGGCTTCGTGCCGCGGCTGTTCGGCATGGACGCGGAGGAGGTGTTCCGGGACGTGGACTCGGTCCTGATCCTGGCGGCCGGCACCAGCTATTACGCCGGGCTCACCGCTCGCTACTGGATAGAAGCCATCGCCGGCGTGCCGGTGTCGGTGGAGATCGCCAGCGAGTACCGCTACCGCGACTCGGTGGCGAATCCCAGGCAGCTCGTCATCACCATCTCCCAGTCGGGCGAGACCCTGGACACCCTGGAGGCTCTGAAGCACGCGGTAGCCGTCGGCCACGACAAGACCCTCTCCATCTGCAACGTGCCGGAGAGCGCGATCCCGCGCGCCTCGCGCCTGGTGTTCTACACCCGCGCCGGCGCCGAGATCGGCGTCGCCTCCACCAAGGCTTTCACCACCCAGCTGGTGGCGTTGTTCGGCTTCGCCGTGACCCTGGCGCGGCTGCAGGGCCGCCTGCCGGTGGGGCGTGAGATGGGTTTCATCACCAGCCTGCGCCATCTCGGCGAGTGCGTGCAGCACGCCCTCAATCTCGAGCCCCAGATCAAGGAATGGGCCGGGCGCTTCGCCCAGCGGGACCACGCGCTGTTCCTTGGGCGAGGCGTGCATTACCCCATCGCCCTGGAAGGCGCGCTCAAGCTCAAGGAGATCTCCTACATCCATGCCGAGGCCTATCCGGCCGGAGAACTCAAGCATGGGCCGCTGGCCCTGGTGGACTCGGACATGCCGGTGGTGGTGATCGCGCCGAACGACGCCCTGCTGGAGAAGGTGAAGTCCAACATGCAGGAAGTGCGCGCCCGCGGCGGCGAGCTCTTCGTGTTCGCGGACCAGGACAGCCAGTTTGCCGAGAGCCCGGGAGTGCACGTGATCCGCACCCCGCGCCATGCCGGCATCCTCTCACCCATCGTGCATGCCATCCCGGTGCAGCTCCTGGCCTACCACACGGCCCTGAAGCGCGGCACCGACGTGGACAAGCCCCGCAATCTCGCCAAGTCGGTGACCGTCGAATGA
- a CDS encoding glycosyltransferase family 2 protein, with translation MAYLSLWFWASVALLLYTYLGYPLLIRLLAALPRRIPAEGWLQPRITLVVVAYNEARRIRQRLENFLDLDYPWDRVEVIVASDGSTDSTVERARVYASEQVRVVEFRQRRGKSAVLNDVVPMATGEIVVLADARQRFETGALRALAARFVDPKVGAVSGELVLLDGRAGRSEVGKGVDFYWRYEKFMRLYESRVDSTVGATGAIYALRRELFRPIPEALILDDVLIPMQVARQGYRVLFEPRARAYDWVAPDARHEFTRKLRTIAGNFQLFFLRPWLLNPFQNRLWWQTVSHKLCRLLSPLWLALAFGANLLLAQDQVAYRGLFVAQVLFYAAALLGYLTRHAARKPFFLNVPYAFCLLNWATVMALVHLLNGRQQVTWERTAG, from the coding sequence ATGGCGTACCTCTCCCTGTGGTTCTGGGCGTCCGTGGCCCTGCTGCTCTACACGTATCTGGGCTATCCGCTGCTCATCCGCCTGCTGGCGGCACTGCCGCGCCGTATCCCGGCGGAGGGCTGGCTGCAGCCGCGCATCACCCTGGTGGTGGTGGCGTACAACGAGGCGCGCCGCATCCGCCAGCGGCTCGAGAACTTCCTCGACCTGGATTATCCCTGGGACCGGGTAGAGGTGATCGTGGCCTCCGACGGCTCCACCGACAGCACCGTGGAACGGGCCCGCGTCTATGCATCGGAGCAGGTGCGCGTGGTCGAGTTCCGGCAGCGGCGCGGCAAGAGCGCGGTGCTGAACGACGTGGTGCCCATGGCCACGGGCGAGATCGTGGTGCTGGCGGACGCCCGCCAGCGCTTCGAGACCGGTGCGCTCAGGGCGCTCGCCGCCCGCTTCGTGGACCCGAAAGTGGGAGCCGTGAGCGGTGAACTGGTGCTCCTGGACGGCCGTGCAGGGCGCTCCGAGGTGGGCAAAGGCGTGGATTTCTACTGGCGCTATGAGAAGTTCATGCGCCTCTACGAGAGCCGGGTGGACTCCACCGTGGGCGCCACCGGTGCCATCTACGCGCTGCGCCGCGAGCTGTTCCGACCCATCCCCGAGGCCCTGATCCTGGACGATGTGCTGATACCCATGCAGGTGGCGCGGCAGGGCTACCGGGTGCTGTTCGAGCCGCGCGCCCGGGCTTACGACTGGGTGGCGCCGGATGCGCGCCATGAGTTCACCCGCAAGCTGCGGACCATCGCCGGTAACTTCCAGCTGTTCTTCCTCAGGCCCTGGCTGTTGAATCCGTTCCAGAACCGGCTGTGGTGGCAGACCGTGTCCCACAAGCTGTGCCGGCTGCTGAGCCCCCTGTGGCTCGCGCTGGCCTTCGGCGCGAACCTGCTGCTGGCCCAGGACCAGGTGGCCTACCGCGGCCTCTTCGTGGCCCAGGTGCTGTTCTATGCCGCCGCGCTGCTCGGCTACCTCACGCGGCACGCCGCCCGTAAACCTTTCTTCCTCAACGTCCCTTACGCCTTCTGCCTGCTCAACTGGGCCACGGTGATGGCGCTGGTCCACCTGCTCAACGGCCGCCAGCAGGTGACTTGGGAACGCACTGCCGGTTGA
- a CDS encoding nucleotide sugar dehydrogenase, whose amino-acid sequence MRISIFGLGYVGCVSAARFAEAGHQVIGVDVNPEKVAMVNGGLSPIVEPGLEALLAFTVANGRLRATTSAAEGIANSDMALICVGTPGYANGQLNVDILRQLSSEIGRELHHREKPFTVVVRSTVLPGTVEEVVFPAIRAGIQRRDRSFLSVAVNPEFIREGSALQDFLQPPFTLVGCQDEATAAKVRELYANVDAPFVSTSIRTAEMIKYTANTFHALKVCFANEVGDACEAFGVEPQEVMRIFRMDRKLNVSEAYLKPGFAFGGSCLPKDIRALTYAARSADVELPLISRILESNGAQIRRAVDTVLATHKRRIGVLGLSFKPGTDDLRESPMVTLVENLIGKGLEVRILDHNVAVARLTGANRRYIEEEIPHISSLMCTEAADLLNHAELLVVGNAGEETSQVLAAAPELPVIDLTRGIARVSRVQTKVEEPCKQPSSSGSYTPAYSPQGSPAHS is encoded by the coding sequence ATGCGTATCAGCATATTCGGACTGGGTTACGTGGGCTGCGTGAGCGCCGCACGCTTCGCGGAGGCAGGCCACCAGGTCATCGGCGTGGACGTCAATCCAGAGAAGGTGGCGATGGTCAACGGCGGCCTCTCGCCCATCGTGGAGCCCGGCCTGGAGGCCCTGCTGGCCTTCACGGTGGCGAATGGGCGCCTGCGTGCCACCACCTCGGCGGCCGAGGGCATCGCCAACTCGGACATGGCGCTCATCTGCGTCGGCACGCCGGGCTACGCCAACGGCCAGCTCAACGTGGACATCCTGCGCCAACTCAGCTCAGAGATCGGCCGAGAGCTCCACCATCGGGAGAAACCGTTCACGGTGGTGGTGCGCAGCACCGTGCTGCCGGGTACGGTGGAGGAAGTGGTGTTCCCCGCCATCCGCGCCGGCATCCAGCGCCGTGACCGTTCCTTCCTGAGCGTGGCGGTGAACCCGGAGTTCATCCGCGAGGGCAGCGCGCTGCAGGACTTCCTGCAGCCGCCGTTCACCCTGGTGGGTTGCCAGGACGAAGCCACCGCGGCCAAGGTGCGCGAACTCTACGCAAACGTGGATGCGCCGTTCGTCAGCACCAGCATCCGCACCGCCGAGATGATCAAGTACACCGCCAACACCTTCCACGCCTTGAAGGTGTGCTTCGCGAATGAAGTGGGCGACGCTTGCGAGGCCTTCGGCGTGGAACCGCAGGAAGTCATGCGCATCTTCCGCATGGACCGCAAGCTCAACGTCTCAGAGGCTTACCTCAAACCCGGTTTCGCCTTCGGCGGTTCCTGCCTGCCCAAGGACATCCGTGCCCTGACCTATGCGGCCCGCAGCGCCGACGTGGAGCTGCCGCTGATCAGCCGCATCCTCGAGTCCAACGGCGCGCAGATCCGCCGAGCCGTGGACACGGTACTGGCCACCCACAAGCGCCGTATCGGCGTACTCGGCCTGTCCTTCAAGCCCGGCACCGATGACCTGCGCGAGAGCCCGATGGTGACGCTGGTCGAGAACCTCATCGGCAAGGGCCTAGAGGTGCGGATCCTCGACCACAACGTCGCGGTGGCGCGTCTCACCGGCGCCAACCGGCGCTACATCGAGGAGGAGATACCGCATATCTCCTCGCTCATGTGCACCGAGGCTGCCGATCTCCTCAACCACGCCGAACTGCTGGTGGTGGGCAATGCCGGCGAAGAGACCAGCCAGGTGCTGGCCGCCGCGCCGGAACTGCCCGTCATAGACCTCACGCGCGGCATCGCGCGTGTGTCCCGTGTCCAGACAAAGGTGGAAGAGCCATGCAAACAACCTTCATCGTCAGGTTCCTATACGCCGGCCTACTCGCCTCAGGGGTCGCCGGCCCACTCCTGA
- a CDS encoding polysaccharide deacetylase family protein produces MTALLTLLYHDVYVTDPAESGFAGEGAGRYKLTLTEFERQLACLAEVLHAPPLLVTRPEPAANPLPLALTFDDGGRSYFTQVAERLETRGWRGHCFVTSDWIGRPGFLDRQQLRELHARGHVIGSHSVSHPARFTACTPERMRREWRDSRAALQDILGADVTAGSLPGGYFAPRAAQAAAEAGITTLFTSEPETRARRIAGCTVRGRYTVRRGDPTDLAARLAAREPGALYPAWLKWNVKKPVKALLGAGYPLIAERFARLEREQGERIQ; encoded by the coding sequence ATGACCGCGTTGCTCACGCTCCTGTACCACGATGTCTACGTCACGGATCCGGCCGAGAGCGGTTTCGCGGGAGAGGGTGCCGGACGCTACAAGCTGACGCTCACTGAGTTCGAGCGCCAGCTCGCCTGCCTCGCCGAGGTGCTGCATGCGCCGCCGCTCCTGGTGACGCGGCCCGAGCCTGCGGCGAACCCGCTGCCCCTGGCGTTGACCTTCGACGACGGTGGGCGCTCCTATTTCACACAGGTGGCGGAGCGGCTGGAGACGCGGGGCTGGCGTGGCCACTGCTTCGTCACCAGCGATTGGATAGGGCGGCCGGGATTCCTGGACCGGCAGCAGTTGCGTGAGCTGCACGCGCGCGGCCATGTGATCGGCAGCCATTCTGTCAGCCATCCGGCGCGCTTCACGGCCTGCACCCCGGAGCGCATGCGCCGTGAGTGGCGTGACAGCCGGGCCGCGCTGCAGGACATCCTGGGTGCCGACGTCACCGCGGGCTCTTTGCCGGGCGGCTACTTCGCGCCGCGCGCCGCACAGGCGGCGGCGGAGGCGGGCATCACCACGCTGTTCACCTCGGAACCCGAGACCCGCGCGCGCCGCATCGCCGGCTGCACGGTACGGGGACGCTACACGGTGCGGCGCGGCGACCCCACCGACCTCGCCGCGCGGCTCGCGGCCCGGGAGCCGGGCGCGCTGTACCCGGCGTGGCTGAAGTGGAACGTGAAGAAGCCCGTGAAGGCGCTGCTGGGAGCGGGCTACCCGCTCATCGCGGAGCGCTTCGCGCGGCTGGAACGGGAACAGGGCGAAAGAATCCAATAG
- a CDS encoding formyltransferase family protein, translating into MAEVLHHRPGVPRVVLMCHEGDRIDTEGLTAWVASSMDLVGVIRLKERRSRAWQRVRREIRRVGLLRFLDVLAFRFYYRLMWGRRDAAWIDDEVQRLKARYPVDPSGVMTLVTHDPNGPAVRAFLRWVRPHVMIARCKTLLKPEVFGVPSHGTYALHPGICPEYRNAHGCFWALANRDVQRVGMTLLKVDPGVDTGPILLQASYGFDELKESHAVMQYRVVLENLDAVAEKLRAAWRGYLQPLPVVERKSATWGQPWLSAYFRWKHAARQGMPREAGR; encoded by the coding sequence GTGGCTGAGGTGCTCCATCACCGTCCCGGCGTGCCCCGCGTGGTGCTGATGTGCCACGAGGGGGACCGCATCGACACCGAGGGCCTGACGGCCTGGGTCGCCAGCAGCATGGACCTCGTCGGAGTGATCCGCCTCAAGGAGCGGCGCAGCCGCGCCTGGCAGCGGGTCCGGCGCGAGATCCGCCGCGTCGGCCTGCTGCGCTTCCTGGACGTGCTGGCCTTCCGCTTCTATTACCGCCTGATGTGGGGGCGCCGCGATGCGGCCTGGATCGACGACGAGGTGCAGCGGCTGAAGGCGCGCTACCCGGTGGATCCGTCCGGTGTGATGACACTGGTGACCCACGACCCCAACGGCCCCGCGGTGCGCGCGTTCCTACGCTGGGTGCGGCCGCACGTCATGATCGCACGCTGCAAGACTCTGCTGAAGCCTGAGGTGTTCGGCGTACCCAGCCATGGCACCTATGCGCTGCACCCGGGCATCTGCCCCGAGTACCGCAATGCCCACGGCTGCTTCTGGGCCCTCGCGAACCGGGACGTGCAGCGGGTCGGCATGACCCTGCTCAAGGTGGACCCGGGCGTGGATACCGGCCCCATCCTGCTGCAGGCCTCCTACGGATTCGACGAGCTCAAGGAATCCCACGCGGTGATGCAGTACCGGGTGGTGCTGGAGAACCTGGACGCGGTAGCCGAGAAGTTGCGCGCCGCCTGGCGAGGCTACCTGCAGCCCCTGCCCGTGGTCGAGCGCAAATCCGCCACTTGGGGTCAGCCCTGGCTCAGCGCTTATTTCCGCTGGAAGCACGCCGCCCGCCAGGGTATGCCGCGTGAGGCGGGGCGATGA
- a CDS encoding glycosyltransferase gives MRSLNILSELAHEHELSVFTTHLPGEDNEALARQLPHCKRVRSFPFAAPKWHNPRFPLTLLGSWFSSMPVDIYKHRVPALRAEVERLMAAGEIDLCVADFAVATPNVPLDGPVPVVFFSHNVEYMILKRLAAVQANPLKRALLGIEWRKMRRYEATVCRKARLTVAVSPEDRALHSADARGAAIFDVPTGVDTGYFKANGTPEAPAEIVFTGSMDWHPNEDAIRHFIGDILPTVRREVPRVNVTVVGRNPSGELRRAAEAAGVKVTGTVDDVRPYIDAAAVYVVPLRIGGGTRLKIFEALSMGKAVVSTTVGVEGLPLAPGEHYLRADDPQAFATAVVQLLRDPVQRHALGEAGQRLTHERYAWPQVARVFGSHCEAARG, from the coding sequence TTGCGCAGCCTCAATATCCTGTCGGAGCTCGCTCACGAGCACGAACTCAGCGTCTTCACCACGCACCTGCCGGGTGAGGACAACGAGGCTCTTGCCCGCCAGCTGCCCCACTGCAAACGCGTGCGTTCCTTCCCCTTCGCGGCGCCCAAGTGGCACAACCCGCGATTCCCCCTGACGCTGCTGGGTTCCTGGTTCTCCTCCATGCCGGTGGACATCTACAAGCACCGTGTACCGGCCTTGCGGGCCGAGGTGGAGCGTCTCATGGCGGCAGGCGAGATCGACCTTTGCGTCGCCGATTTCGCGGTCGCCACGCCGAACGTGCCGCTGGATGGGCCCGTCCCGGTGGTTTTCTTCTCCCATAACGTCGAGTACATGATCTTGAAACGGCTCGCCGCCGTGCAGGCGAATCCCCTCAAGCGCGCACTGCTCGGCATCGAGTGGCGCAAGATGCGCCGCTACGAAGCCACAGTCTGCCGCAAGGCCCGCCTCACGGTGGCGGTATCGCCCGAGGACAGGGCACTCCACAGCGCTGACGCCCGCGGTGCGGCCATCTTCGACGTGCCCACCGGCGTCGACACCGGGTACTTCAAGGCCAACGGCACGCCCGAGGCGCCGGCGGAGATCGTATTCACCGGCTCCATGGACTGGCATCCCAATGAGGATGCCATCCGTCACTTCATCGGCGACATCCTGCCGACGGTGCGCCGCGAGGTGCCGCGGGTCAACGTCACCGTGGTAGGACGCAATCCCAGCGGCGAGCTGCGCCGTGCCGCCGAGGCGGCGGGGGTCAAGGTCACAGGGACCGTCGACGACGTGCGCCCTTATATAGACGCGGCGGCTGTCTACGTGGTCCCGCTGCGCATCGGCGGGGGCACCCGCCTCAAGATATTCGAGGCCCTCTCCATGGGTAAGGCGGTGGTCTCCACCACCGTCGGCGTGGAAGGGTTGCCGCTCGCTCCCGGCGAGCACTACCTCCGGGCCGACGACCCCCAGGCCTTCGCCACCGCTGTGGTCCAACTGCTCAGGGATCCGGTCCAGCGCCATGCGCTGGGCGAGGCCGGGCAGCGGCTAACCCATGAGCGCTACGCGTGGCCCCAGGTGGCTCGGGTGTTCGGCTCCCACTGCGAGGCCGCCCGTGGCTGA
- the asnB gene encoding asparagine synthase (glutamine-hydrolyzing), translating to MCGIAGILKLDGAPVEYARLERMREVLQHRGPDGSGIVIRGRVGLAHNRLSIIDLGTGSQPMAGTQHAWISYNGEIYNYRELKAKLEARGCTFCTQSDTEVILKAYEVYGEDCVKHLRGMFAFAIWDIRRQKLFLARDRLGIKPLYYAPCAGELVFASEIKAILTAGALAPEFNEAVLPEYLATRFVAGEETFFQGVRKLLPGHALSWTPEQGIKVSRYWRLPEEIGGAEVSFDDHVQSLKERLQDAVRSHLVSDVPLGLFLSGGLDSSALAALMAPMVDGPIQSFSIGFSEHGYNELDHARVVAKAVGAEHRDMLLSSADFMRALPRMIWHEDEPIAFPSSICLFYLSQLAKQHVKVVLTGEGADELFLGYNRYRVTAWNERLGRPYWAAVPERLQHGIRSFLRHCPRAVRRYAERSFLGPTPGVRGLFYENFAVFPEAMQRLLTPQAKGGRDPYAGCLGHYDAAPGGTLERMSHADMQTYMVELLMKQDQMSMAASLESRVPFLDHEFVEYAAAIPGRHKLQGWQTKAVLRAAVKDILPKEILGRRKMGFPVPVGRWLRGRYAPLVDELVLGPRALGRGLFDATYIRHLVNEHRNGAWDHGDRLWMLLNLELWQRVFLEGEAPEAILDEGMFKSAEIGIAA from the coding sequence ATGTGCGGCATCGCCGGCATCCTCAAGCTCGACGGCGCGCCGGTGGAATACGCGCGCCTGGAGCGCATGCGGGAGGTGCTGCAGCACCGGGGGCCGGATGGCAGCGGCATCGTGATCCGCGGTCGCGTGGGTCTCGCCCATAACCGCCTGTCCATCATCGATCTCGGCACCGGCAGCCAGCCCATGGCCGGCACCCAGCACGCCTGGATCAGCTACAACGGCGAGATCTACAACTACCGCGAGCTCAAGGCGAAGCTGGAGGCCCGGGGCTGCACCTTCTGTACCCAATCCGACACCGAGGTGATCCTCAAGGCCTACGAGGTCTATGGCGAGGACTGCGTCAAGCACCTGCGCGGGATGTTCGCCTTCGCCATCTGGGACATCCGGCGCCAGAAGCTGTTCCTGGCCCGCGACCGCCTCGGCATCAAGCCACTGTATTACGCGCCCTGCGCGGGCGAGCTGGTGTTCGCCTCCGAGATCAAGGCCATCCTCACCGCCGGGGCGCTGGCGCCGGAGTTCAACGAGGCGGTGCTGCCCGAATACCTGGCCACCCGTTTCGTGGCGGGAGAGGAGACCTTCTTCCAGGGCGTGCGCAAGCTCCTGCCGGGCCATGCCCTGAGTTGGACCCCGGAGCAGGGCATCAAGGTTTCGCGCTACTGGCGCCTGCCTGAGGAGATCGGCGGCGCGGAAGTATCCTTCGACGATCACGTCCAGAGCCTGAAGGAGCGGCTGCAGGATGCAGTCCGCAGCCATCTCGTCAGCGACGTGCCCCTGGGCCTGTTCCTGTCCGGCGGCCTGGATTCCAGCGCGCTCGCGGCGCTGATGGCGCCCATGGTCGACGGCCCCATCCAGAGCTTCTCCATCGGCTTCTCTGAGCACGGATACAACGAGCTGGATCATGCCCGTGTGGTGGCGAAAGCGGTGGGTGCCGAGCACCGGGACATGCTGCTCTCATCCGCTGACTTCATGCGGGCGCTGCCGCGCATGATCTGGCACGAGGACGAGCCCATCGCCTTCCCTTCGAGCATCTGCCTGTTTTACCTCTCGCAACTGGCGAAGCAGCACGTCAAGGTGGTGCTGACGGGCGAGGGCGCCGACGAGCTGTTCCTGGGCTACAACCGTTACCGGGTCACCGCCTGGAATGAGCGGCTCGGCCGTCCCTACTGGGCGGCGGTGCCTGAGCGCCTGCAGCACGGCATCCGCAGCTTCCTGCGGCATTGCCCGCGGGCCGTGCGCCGCTATGCAGAGCGCAGCTTCCTGGGGCCCACCCCGGGCGTACGCGGCTTGTTCTACGAGAACTTCGCGGTGTTTCCGGAGGCCATGCAGCGGCTGCTGACGCCGCAGGCCAAGGGCGGCCGCGACCCCTACGCAGGCTGTCTTGGCCACTACGATGCGGCGCCGGGAGGCACCCTCGAGCGCATGAGCCATGCTGACATGCAGACCTACATGGTCGAGCTGCTCATGAAGCAGGACCAGATGAGCATGGCCGCTTCCCTCGAGAGCCGCGTGCCATTCCTGGACCATGAGTTCGTGGAGTACGCAGCCGCCATCCCTGGCCGCCACAAGCTGCAGGGTTGGCAGACCAAGGCGGTGCTACGCGCGGCGGTGAAAGACATCCTGCCGAAGGAGATCCTCGGCCGCCGCAAGATGGGTTTTCCGGTGCCGGTGGGGCGCTGGTTGCGCGGCCGCTATGCGCCGCTCGTGGACGAGCTGGTGCTGGGGCCGCGCGCGCTTGGGCGCGGACTGTTCGATGCGACTTATATCAGGCATCTGGTAAATGAGCACCGCAACGGCGCCTGGGACCACGGCGACCGCCTGTGGATGCTGCTTAACCTCGAGTTGTGGCAGCGGGTCTTCCTGGAAGGTGAGGCACCCGAGGCGATCCTCGACGAGGGCATGTTCAAGTCCGCCGAGATCGGCATCGCCGCCTGA